Below is a genomic region from Acidobacteriota bacterium.
ACACTTGTTCATTTCTGTTTTTTATCCTTTTGTTCATTCTGGCCAGTAGCAATCAGGTATTTGGTCAAACATCTCTCAAGAAAACCAACCTCAAGGCACAGGACCGGATGGCCTGGTACAATGAATTGCACTGGGATGAGGCATACAAGCTTCACCCGTTTGCTGATGAAGCTGACAATGACGCCGCCGGAATGGAGTTTTATCAACTTTCCGAGTATCAATATTTAATTCAAATCTTTTGTGCGCCTGGTGCCGGCAACCCGGTTTATCTTTTCTATTTTTATGATGAGTCAAAGCCACGGAGAAAACGTGGTAAACAGATTCAGCTACAAAAATTTGAACCCCAGGACGATGGATCCATCGAGGGGTATTTCGAGAAGGAAATCTTTGGGTTACCGACTTTTAACTATAAAACCAAAACCCTGGAGTTAGACTCAAAATCAAGAGGAGTTGGCGGCTGTGGGTGCCTTGTCCACTACAAATTTGTTGATGGTAAACCAGTTGTGATTCGGGCACGAGCCCGTAGTTGTAATGAATTAAAATGGATCGAACCCGAACGCTGGCCAATTGTCAATCTGAAGAAAGTCCGGTGGGTAAAGCGGGAAGAACAAATTTTTGAAGAGTGAGCCGGGCAAATCCAGTCAGTCATTACCCTACCGCAATGATTTTGACCTCATCCCGCTCATTCGGGAGCACAGACAGTGGCTTCGTGATATTGACACAGTGTTGTTTGGGTTGATGAGATTGACGGCACAATCTCTCGTAACATTCAACACAGGCTAAGTACCTTACCGAAAGTTTCCAGACATTTTAACCACGAAAAACACGAAAAACACGAAAAAGATCAACCACTTACCAAACCCAATATCTCAGGAAACTTATGACAAGGTACTTAATCCAATCGCAAAGGTCATCAGGAAACATAAAAACTTGAGCCGCAATGAGATGGGCTTGAAAATCATGGTTCCTCGGTTCGAAATCACACACTTTTGGATTAGGGGCGATCCTGAAGGAGAGCTTCATCCAGCAGGATTTCCCCAATCACTTTTGCAATATCTTCCTGGTGTTGACCCATTTCCAGCATGGAATACAGATATGGAAGCGCCCGCCGGTCACCAAGCTTTTGGAATGCACGCAGATATGGAATCAATAATTCACGCCGTCGGTTCAGATCAGCGTTCTGAAATTGGGTTTCCACCCAGTTGAATAAACGCGGGTCGGATGTCCCGTTCGGAATACAATCCAGCAAGGCTGTTTCCATCCAGGGGTCCATCTCGGGGTTGAACTTCAGCCACAACAACAGGGTTGGATCCCCAAATACCCTGACAATCGAGACCAGTTCCCGGCGGGCACGCTCATCGCGGGTAACCTCAAGTTCTTTTATGACCGACTCGCGGATGAGGGGGTCACTCAACAAAGCCAGTTGCTTGAGCAGGATAAACTTTTGCGCTGGCCGAGTAATAAACCATTTCCGAAGTACCACCCGTGCCCGTTCAGGATCACTTTCTGCAAGCGCTGCCACATACTGACGCCAGATGGTTCCCCCAATTTCATCCGAGAGCTGCAATCTCATCAGTTGTTCAAACGGTAAAGTTGGCTTGATACTCAATATAGCCTTTAGAATTTGGGACTGAACATCAGGTTCTGACGTTTGCAGATACGCTTCAATCAGCCGCCCAGCCACTGATGGATGGTGCATGTCTGGTAAATTGTAACTGGCAAGCCGGTGTAATTCCTGAGCCAGTTCACCGCACTTTTCAGGTTCCGGCTGAAAAAATTGGAGGAAAAATTCCAACTGGGCTGACTTATCTGTGTTGATTTTCGTGAGGGCAGCCAATGTTTCCCGTGCCATTTCCCGTGATTGGCCAGCAACTGCAACCACCTGAG
It encodes:
- a CDS encoding DUF1176 domain-containing protein encodes the protein MKYTCSFLFFILLFILASSNQVFGQTSLKKTNLKAQDRMAWYNELHWDEAYKLHPFADEADNDAAGMEFYQLSEYQYLIQIFCAPGAGNPVYLFYFYDESKPRRKRGKQIQLQKFEPQDDGSIEGYFEKEIFGLPTFNYKTKTLELDSKSRGVGGCGCLVHYKFVDGKPVVIRARARSCNELKWIEPERWPIVNLKKVRWVKREEQIFEE